A region from the Polymorphum gilvum SL003B-26A1 genome encodes:
- the trbI gene encoding IncP-type conjugal transfer protein TrbI, producing MVQSLQLGGAANAEAESGIKRINRLPIVVVIVLVIAFLGVIFYGLTTRGLNFGKDTGPETSSGNPASTFADQIKRGVTDGIIGEPQQQTTFQPTPVETKEEKDKAKNPFTPQPGERQEQQRGQELESEKVWRARLEREQQEQYLRERHRQRMARLQANDAAYDAPLAIDRSKLEARADETTSAGTTTNTASSTTTGATSDLYAAALRAGLGGQNIDPNGQSSKEDFFNADLKDLGYLPKRVVPQQSPFELKRGSVIPATLITGINSDLPGRITAQVSQNVYDSATGHRLLIPQGTKLFGRYDSKVSFGQSRVLVVWTDIIFPNGSTLQIGGMAGTDAQGYGGFHDKVNNHYWRTFGSAALIALIGTGIDASLPESSTLATQDTASDAARRNFAESFGRVAELTISRNLNIQPTLEIRPSYKFNVLVDQDIVFARAYP from the coding sequence ATGGTCCAATCCTTGCAACTCGGTGGTGCTGCGAATGCCGAAGCGGAATCCGGCATCAAGCGGATTAATCGTCTGCCGATTGTCGTGGTGATCGTGCTGGTCATCGCCTTTCTTGGCGTTATTTTCTATGGCCTCACGACACGCGGACTCAACTTTGGCAAGGACACCGGACCGGAAACGAGCTCGGGCAATCCGGCCTCGACCTTCGCCGACCAGATCAAGCGCGGTGTGACGGACGGCATCATCGGCGAGCCGCAGCAGCAGACGACGTTCCAGCCGACACCTGTCGAAACAAAGGAGGAGAAAGACAAGGCGAAGAATCCGTTCACGCCGCAGCCGGGAGAGCGTCAGGAACAGCAGCGCGGACAGGAGCTGGAATCGGAAAAAGTCTGGCGGGCGCGTCTAGAACGGGAACAGCAGGAACAGTATCTGCGCGAGCGGCATCGCCAGCGCATGGCCCGGTTGCAGGCGAATGACGCGGCCTATGACGCGCCGCTCGCCATCGACCGCAGCAAGCTGGAGGCGAGGGCAGACGAGACCACCTCAGCAGGAACGACGACGAACACTGCGTCATCGACGACCACCGGCGCCACCTCCGATCTTTATGCCGCCGCGTTGCGGGCTGGTCTCGGCGGGCAGAATATCGATCCGAACGGACAGTCCTCCAAGGAGGATTTCTTCAATGCCGATCTCAAGGATCTCGGATACCTTCCCAAACGCGTCGTGCCGCAGCAGTCACCCTTTGAACTGAAGCGCGGTTCGGTCATCCCGGCGACCCTGATTACCGGCATCAACTCGGATCTGCCCGGTCGCATCACAGCCCAGGTCAGCCAGAACGTCTATGACAGTGCAACAGGGCATCGCCTCCTCATTCCGCAGGGAACGAAGCTCTTCGGCCGCTACGACAGCAAGGTGTCGTTCGGGCAAAGCCGCGTTCTCGTCGTCTGGACGGATATCATTTTCCCGAACGGCTCCACGCTGCAGATTGGCGGCATGGCGGGAACGGATGCACAAGGCTATGGCGGTTTCCACGACAAGGTGAACAACCACTATTGGCGGACATTTGGTTCGGCGGCGCTAATCGCGCTGATTGGAACTGGGATCGACGCGTCCTTACCCGAAAGTTCGACGCTTGCCACGCAGGACACGGCATCCGATGCGGCAAGACGGAATTTTGCGGAGAGTTTCGGTCGCGTGGCCGAACTGACGATCAGCCGCAATCTCAATATCCAGCCGACCCTCGAAATCCGACCGAGTTACAAGTTCAACGTCTTGGTTGATCAGGACATCGTCTTTGCGAGGGCTTATCCATGA
- the trbH gene encoding conjugal transfer protein TrbH, translating to MRNFADNLFLRPIRAIAAAGTFAILLSGCQSMGTDGLVASNAPAEISGPAASAIAGDMVSRLAEQIGPGKATVALKPDASPFGQALEAALKGWGYPVVTDQKTDSGTKIIPLAYVIVPFDGQVLARLSTDSVELGRAYTVTASGATPASALSLMRRG from the coding sequence ATGCGAAACTTTGCCGACAATCTCTTCTTGCGCCCCATCCGCGCTATTGCCGCAGCCGGCACCTTCGCCATCCTCCTCTCCGGATGCCAGTCTATGGGGACTGACGGTCTCGTCGCCAGCAACGCACCGGCGGAAATCTCCGGCCCGGCGGCAAGCGCCATTGCCGGCGATATGGTCAGCCGGCTTGCCGAACAGATCGGACCCGGGAAGGCGACCGTTGCGCTCAAGCCGGACGCCTCGCCGTTCGGACAGGCGCTGGAAGCGGCGCTGAAAGGCTGGGGTTATCCCGTCGTCACCGATCAGAAGACGGACAGCGGGACAAAGATCATCCCGCTCGCCTATGTGATCGTGCCATTCGACGGGCAAGTGCTGGCGCGTCTTTCGACCGATAGTGTCGAACTTGGCCGCGCCTACACAGTAACGGCAAGCGGCGCGACGCCGGCGAGCGCGCTCTCGCTGATGCGGCGCGGCTGA
- the trbG gene encoding P-type conjugative transfer protein TrbG produces the protein MNIRLENFSAMLIAGATASTALAAIALAPLHAFAADGVTANEAKGVSISGQWRGSRGLVTKGADGKVIFLFGEVQPSVVCSPLQVCDIELQGGEVVRDVLVGDTVRWKVEPATSGAAGGQAIHLIVKPSEPGLVTSMVVTTSRRTYHIQLKSHATQYMARVGFEYPEDVSAKLADINARLEASTIPGAGVPAEQLNFSYSVSGRAGWRPTRVYSDGLKTYIQFPRSISGQDAPVLFVTSGGQNRIVNYRMKNDMMVVDYHIDRAVLVSGVGWKQEKVTIRRGGR, from the coding sequence ATGAATATCCGACTTGAGAATTTTTCGGCCATGTTGATTGCCGGCGCCACCGCATCGACGGCACTGGCGGCCATTGCCCTTGCCCCTCTCCACGCTTTTGCGGCCGATGGCGTCACCGCCAATGAGGCGAAGGGCGTGAGCATCTCCGGCCAGTGGCGGGGATCGCGCGGGCTTGTGACCAAGGGAGCCGACGGCAAGGTGATTTTTCTTTTTGGCGAGGTGCAGCCGTCGGTCGTCTGCTCGCCACTCCAAGTCTGCGACATCGAGCTTCAGGGAGGCGAGGTCGTTCGCGACGTCCTCGTTGGCGACACCGTGCGGTGGAAGGTCGAGCCGGCGACATCAGGTGCGGCGGGCGGCCAGGCGATCCACCTGATCGTCAAGCCGTCGGAGCCTGGTCTCGTCACCTCGATGGTGGTGACGACGTCGCGGCGGACCTATCATATCCAGCTCAAGTCGCATGCCACGCAATACATGGCCCGCGTCGGTTTCGAATATCCGGAGGACGTCTCGGCGAAGCTCGCCGATATCAATGCCCGCCTCGAGGCGAGCACCATTCCAGGCGCCGGCGTGCCGGCCGAGCAGTTGAACTTCTCCTATTCGGTCTCAGGCAGGGCCGGCTGGCGGCCGACACGGGTCTATTCCGATGGCCTGAAAACCTACATCCAGTTCCCGCGCTCGATTTCCGGCCAGGATGCACCGGTGCTGTTCGTCACCTCCGGCGGACAGAACCGGATCGTCAACTACCGGATGAAGAACGACATGATGGTGGTCGATTATCACATCGATCGCGCGGTGCTCGTCTCCGGCGTCGGATGGAAACAGGAAAAGGTGACGATCAGAAGAGGAGGGCGGTGA
- a CDS encoding conjugal transfer protein TrbF encodes MAGRNAPDNTHIANPYLAARNEWNERYGSYVKAAAAWRIVGITGMAMAVIGFTYALYQSTQVKLVPYIVEVDKLGTASNAGFPQQIEYADPRVVRATLGSFVSNFRSVTPDAVVQKQYIDRTYGLLRTSDPATEKVNAWFRSNSPFEKAKTTTVAVEVNNIVALSNQSYQVDWTEFERDRRGKETAVRRFRGIATVTLTPPQDEGVIRLNPIGLYLRDFDWTAQL; translated from the coding sequence ATGGCCGGACGCAATGCGCCAGATAATACCCATATCGCCAATCCCTATCTCGCTGCGCGCAACGAATGGAACGAGCGCTATGGCTCCTATGTGAAGGCGGCCGCGGCCTGGCGCATCGTCGGCATCACGGGCATGGCCATGGCGGTGATCGGCTTCACTTACGCACTTTATCAAAGCACGCAGGTGAAGCTCGTCCCCTATATCGTCGAGGTCGACAAGCTCGGAACGGCCTCCAATGCCGGCTTCCCGCAGCAGATCGAATATGCCGACCCGCGTGTGGTGCGCGCCACGCTCGGCAGCTTCGTCTCGAACTTCCGGAGCGTAACGCCGGATGCCGTCGTCCAGAAGCAATATATCGACCGAACCTACGGCCTGCTTAGGACCTCGGATCCCGCAACCGAGAAGGTCAATGCCTGGTTCCGCTCCAATTCGCCCTTCGAGAAAGCGAAGACTACGACAGTGGCGGTCGAGGTCAACAACATCGTCGCTCTGTCGAACCAGTCCTATCAGGTCGACTGGACCGAGTTCGAGCGTGACCGCCGCGGGAAGGAGACGGCGGTGCGCCGTTTTCGCGGCATAGCCACCGTGACGCTCACGCCTCCGCAGGACGAGGGCGTCATCCGCTTGAATCCCATCGGTCTTTATCTCCGCGATTTCGACTGGACAGCGCAGCTTTGA